A section of the Apodemus sylvaticus chromosome 10, mApoSyl1.1, whole genome shotgun sequence genome encodes:
- the Neurl4 gene encoding neuralized-like protein 4 isoform X5, translated as MAAGSGGSGGSGAGPGPGPGPGGGGGPGSSGPGLGSSGGLGSGGELHPRTGRLVSLSACGRTARRQQPGQEFNHGLVLSREPLRDGRVFTVRIDRKVNSWSGSIEIGVTALDPSVLDFPSSATGLKGGSWVVSGCSVLRDGRSVLEEYGQDLDQLVEGDRVGVERTATGELRLWVNGRDCGVAATGLPARVWAVVDLYGKCTQITVLAPEPGCSPPAPVPTPPLEPLAPPEHSALSEQGTSVDEAFMVSPAQARPETFPNSLDSHNDFASMELSEAVSSAILSAYNGGLLNVNLSSPPAGDGLASSGLATSPILTSNDALLFHEKCGTLIKLSNNNKTAERRRPLDEFNNGVVMTNRPLRDNEMFEIRIDKLVDKWSGSIEIGVTTHNPNSLEYPATMTNLQSGTIMMSGCGILTNGKGTRREYCEFSLDELQEGDHIGLTRKSNSALHFFINGIDQGVATPLTPPVVYGVVDLYGMAVKVTIVHNNNHSDRLRRNNAILRALSPEGALRRAAPAAQAEPERLLFHPNCGQKAAITHEGRTALRPHATDDFNHGVVLSSRALRDGEVFQVRIDKMVDKWAGSIEIGVTTHNPAYLQLPSTMTNLRSGTWMMTGNGVMHNGTTILDEYGHNLDRLKAGDTVGVVRREDGTLHFFVNGMTQGPAAWNVPPGVYAVVDLYGQAAQATIVDDVEVPPVSEPLPEGNNQLSPSSPSSAAGGSDLRFHQLHGSNAVITNGGRTALRHNCRSEFNDAIVISNRALRDGELFEIVIQKMVDRWSGSIEAGVTAIRPEDLEFPNTMTDIDYDTWMLSGTAIMQDGNTMRNNYGCDLDALGTGARIGMMRTAKGDLHYFINGQDQGAACSGLPPGKDVYAVVDLYGQCVQVSITNATGPMDNSLATSNTATEKSFPLHSPVAGVAHRFHSTCGKNVTLEEDGTRAVRVAGYAHGLVFSTKELKAEEVFEVKVEELDEKWAGSLRLGLTTLAPEDMGPGAGSGPGLPPSLPELRTKTTWMVSSCEVRRDGHLQRMNYGRNLERLGVGSRVGIRRCADDTMHILVDGEDMGPAATGIAKNVWAVLDLYGPVRSVAIVSSTRLEEPEGTQPPSPSSDTGSEGEEDDEGEEHGLRVQNEVGIMPIALEFLENHGKNILLSNGNRTATRVASYNQGIVVISQPLVPHMLVQVRIDFLNRQWTSSLVLGVITCPPERLNFPASACALKRAAWLLRGRGVFHNGLKICEKFGPNLDTCPEGTILGLRLDSSGGLHLHINGVDQGVAVPDVPQPCHALVDLYGQCEQVTIVSPDPGTTSGKIAGTQGDMEKADMVDGIKESVCWGPPPAASPLKSCEYHALCSRFQELLLLPEDYFMPPPKRSLCYCESCRKLRGDEAHRRRGEPPREYALPFGWCRFNLRVNPHLEAGTLTKKWHMAYHGSSVAVVRRVLDRGELGAGTTSILSCRPLKGEPGVGFEEPGENCAPPREEQPPPVLLSPSLQYAGAETLASKVQFRDPKSQRTHQAQVAFQVCVRPGSYTPGPPSAALRELPDQHFSPSELEWVTKEKGATLLYALLVRVE; from the exons ATGGCGGCGGGGTCGGGTGGGAGTGGGGGCTCTGGGGCAGGCCCCGGGCCGGGGCCGGGGCCAGGCGGGGGTGGGGGCCCTGGCAGCAGCGGACCAGGACTGGGGTCCAGCGGGGGTCTCGGCAGTGGTGGGGAGCTGCACCCGCGCACTGGGCGCTTGGTAAGCCTGTCGGCCTGTGGGCGCACAGCGCGGCGGCAGCAGCCGGGCCAAGAGTTTAACCACGGGCTGGTGCTGAGCCGAGAACCCTTGCGCGATGGACGCGTCTTCACCGTCCGCATCGACCGCAAG GTCAACTCCTGGAGTGGCTCCATTGAGATTGGAGTGACGGCTCTGGACCCCAGTGTGCTGGACTTCCCGAGCAGTGCCACTGGGCTGAAGGGAGGCTCCTGGGTAGTATCAGGCTGCTCAGTGCTGCGGGACGGGCGCTCGGTGCTGGAGGAATATGGCCAGGACCTGGACCAGCTTGTCGAAGGGGACCGTGTGGGTGTGGAACGCACAGCCACTGGGGAGCTCCGGCTCTGGGTGAACGGGCGGGATTGTGGTGTGGCGGCCACAGGCCTGCCTGCTCGTGTCTGGGCTGTTGTGGACCTTTACGGCAAGTGCACCCAGATCACTGTGCTGGCCCCCGAGCCCGGCTGCAGCCCTCCTGCTCCTGTCCCCACACCTCCCCTTGAACCCTTGGCCCCTCCAGAACATTCTGCCCTGTCGGAACAGGGGACCTCTGTGGATGAAG CCTTCATGGTGTCCCCAGCGCAGGCACGGCCGGAGACGTTTCCTAACAGCCTTGATTCACATAATG ACTTTGCCAGCATGGAGCTGTCAGAGGCGGTGAGCAGTGCCATCCTGTCTGCCTACAATGGGGGCCTCCTTAATGTGAACCTGAGCTCCCCACCAGCAGGGGATGGACTGGCATCCAGCGGACTGGCCACCTCTCCCATCCTCACGTCCAACGACGCCCTGCTCTTTCATGAGAAGTGTGGAACCCTTATCAAACTCAGCAACAATAATAAGACGGCTGAGCGCCGGAGGCCCCTGGATGAATTCAACAATGGGGTTGTCATGACCAACCGCCCGCTCCGGGATAATGAAATGTTTGAG atccgTATTGACAAGCTCGTTGACAAGTGGTCTGGTTCCATCGAGATTGGTGTCACCACCCACAATCCTAATAGCCTGGAGTACCCAGCCACCATGACCAACCTGCAGTCAG GCACCATCATGATGAGTGGTTGTGGGATCCTGACCAACGGCAAGGGTACTCGCCGGGAGTACTGTGAGTTCAGTCTGGACGAACTGCAG GAGGGTGACCATATTGGCCTCACGAGGAAGTCCAACTCTGCCCTGCACTTCTTCATTAATGGCATTGATCAGG GCGTAGCCACTCCATTGACACCACCAGTTGTGTATGGTGTAGTCGACTTATATGGGATGGCGGTGAAAGTGACCATAGTCCATAATAACAACCACAGTGACCGTCTTCGCCGCAACAATGCCATCCTGAGGGCTCTGTCCCCTGAGGGTGCTCTTCGTCGTGCTGCCCCTGCAGCCCAGGCGGAACCTGAACGCCTGCTCTTCCATCCCAACTGTGGCCAGAAGGCGGCTATCACCCACGAGGGACGCACCGCCCTGAGACCCCA TGCCACTGATGACTTCAATCATGGCGTGGTTCTGAGCAGCAGAGCCCTCCGGGATGGAGAGGTGTTCCAGGTGCGCATTGACAAGATGGTGGACAAATGGGCCGGCTCCATTGAGATTGGCGTCACTACCCACAACCCTGCCTACCTCCAGCTGCCCTCTACTATGACCAATTTACGCTCTG GGACCTGGATGATGACTGGGAATGGGGTCATGCACAATGGGACAACCATTCTAGATGAATATGGACACAACCTGGACCGCCTCAAG GCAGGGGACACAGTGGGCGTGGTGCGGCGGGAGGATGGAACGCTCCACTTCTTCGTCAATGGAATGACTCAGGGCCCTGCTGCCTGGAATGTCCCCCCGGGTGTCTATGCTGTTGTTGATCTCTACGGCCAGGCTGCCCAGGCTACTATTGTGGATGACGTGG AGGTGCCTCCAGTCTCAGAACCACTCCCTGAAGGAAACAACCAGCTGTCTCCCAGCTCTCCATCCTCAGCAGCCGGGGGCTCCGACCTGCGCTTCCACCAGCTGCACGGCAGTAACGCGGTCATCACTAATGGTGGCCGCACCGCTCTCCGCCATAACTGTCGCAGCGAGTTCAATGATGCCATTGTCATTTCCAACCG AGCCCTGCGCGATGGAGAGCTGTTTGAAATTGTCATTCAGAAGATGGTAGACCGATGGTCAGGCTCCATCGAAGCTG GAGTTACTGCTATTCGGCCGGAAGACCTAGAATTTCCCAACACCATGACAGACATTGACTATGATACGTGGATGCTGAG TGGTACAGCTATCATGCAAGATGGCAATACGATGCGTAACAACTATGGGTGTGACCTGGATGCGCTGGGCACAGGTGCGCGCATTGGCATGATGCGAACCGCCAAGGGTGATCTGCACTACTTCATTAACGGACAGGACCAAGGCGCTGCCTGCTCAGGCTTGCCTCCGGGTAAAG ACGTGTATGCAGTAGTGGATCTCTATGGCCAGTGTGTCCAAGTGTCTATCACCAATGCTACCGGCCCCATGGACAACAGCCTGGCAACCAGCAACACTGCCACTGAGAAGTCCTTCCCCTTGCATTCCCCAG TGGCGGGTGTAGCTCATCGATTCCATAGCACTTGTGGCAAGAATGTCACTCTGGAGGAGGATGGCACACGGGCCGTCCGTGTGGCTGGCTATGCACACGGCCTCGTTTTCAGCACCAAGGAGCTCAAGGCTGAAGAAGTTTTTGAG GTGAAAGTGGAAGAGCTAGACGAGAAGTGGGCAGGCTCCCTCCGGCTGGGGCTGACTACACTTGCGCCGGAGGACATGGGGCCTGGAGCAGGCAGTGGTCCGGGGCTGCCTCCTTCCTTGCCTGAACTCCGGACAAAGACCACCTGGATGGTGTCCAGCTGTGAAGTGAGGCGTGATGGGCACCTCCAAAGGATGAACTATGGCCGGAACCTCGAGAGACTAGGG GTGGGAAGCCGTGTGGGCATTCGTCGGTGTGCAGATGACACAATGCACATCTTAGTTGATGGAGAAGATATGGGGCCTGCTGCTACCGGCATTGCCAAG AACGTGTGGGCTGTGTTGGATCTATACGGGCCAGTACGCAGTGTGGCCATTGTCAGCTCCACAAGACTGGAGGAACCAGAAGGCACCCAGCCACCTTCTCCCAGCTCAGACACTGGTAGTGAGGGCGAGGAAGATGATGAGGGCGAGGAGCATGGACTGAGA GTTCAGAATGAAGTGGGGATTATGCCCATAGCCCTTGAATTCCTGGAGAACCATGGGAAGAATATCCTCTTATCCAACGGGAACCGCACAGCCACTCGGGTGGCCAGCTACAACCAGGGCATCGTCGTCATCAGTCAGCCCCTGGTGCCCCATATGCTTGTTCAG GTGCGAATAGACTTCCTGAACCGACAGTGGACATCTTCTCTTGTTCTGGGAGTTATCACCTGCCCACCTGAGAGGCTTAACTTCCCTGCCTCTGCTTGTGCCCTTAAACGGGCAGCCTGGCTCCTGCGGGGCCGTGGTGTCTTCCACAATGGTCTGAAG ATCTGTGAGAAGTTTGGGCCAAACCTTGACACCTGCCCTGAAGGCACCATTCTGGGACTGCGACTAGATTCCTCTGGAGGGCTCCATCTCCACATCAATGGGGTGGATCAAGGGGTAGCTGTTCCAGATGTGCCCCAGCCGTGCCACGCACTTGTGGACCTCTATGGACAGTGTGAGCAG GTGACAATTGTGAGCCCTGACCCAGGGACTACCAGTGGGAAGATTGCTGGAACCCAAGGGGACATGGAAAAAGCTGATATGGTAGACG GTATCAAGGAGAGTGTGTGCTGGGGTCCACCGCCTGCTGCTAGCCCTTTAAAGAGCTGCGAGTACCACGCCCTTTGCTCCCGCTTCCAAGAACTGCTGTTGCTTCCTG AAGATTATTTCATGCCTCCACCGAAACGTAGCTTATGCTACTGTGAATCTTGCCGAAAGTTGCGAGGAGATGAGGCCCATAGGCGTCGAGGAGAGCCTCCCCGGGAATATGCCCTGCCTTTTGGATGGTGCAGGTTCAATCTTAG GGTGAATCCCCATCTGGAAGCTGGTACACTAACAAAGAAGTGGCACATGGCATATCATGGAAGCAGTGTAGCTGTTGTACGGAGGGTGCTGGACCGAGGGGAGCTGGGCGCAG GTACTACCTCCATCCTGAGCTGCCGACCCTTGAAGGGAGAGCCTGGGGTGGGATTTGAAGAGCCTGGTGAGAACTGTGCACCTCCCCGGGAGGAGCAGCCCCCTCCAGTgctgctctctccttcccttcagtACGCTGGGGCAGAGACCCTGGCCTCCAAAGTGCA ATTCCGGGACCCAAAATCCCAGCGGACACACCAGGCTCAGGTGGCCTTTCAGGTGTGTGTGCGCCCTGGCTCCTACACTCCTGGCCCTCCCTCTGCGGCCCTCAGAGAACTTCCTGACCAGCACTTCAGCCCATCGGAACTTGAGTGGGTCACTAAGGAGAAGGGAGCCACACTCCTCTATGCCCTGCTGGTACGGGTGGAATAA
- the Neurl4 gene encoding neuralized-like protein 4 isoform X6, with amino-acid sequence MAAGSGGSGGSGAGPGPGPGPGGGGGPGSSGPGLGSSGGLGSGGELHPRTGRLVSLSACGRTARRQQPGQEFNHGLVLSREPLRDGRVFTVRIDRKVNSWSGSIEIGVTALDPSVLDFPSSATGLKGGSWVVSGCSVLRDGRSVLEEYGQDLDQLVEGDRVGVERTATGELRLWVNGRDCGVAATGLPARVWAVVDLYGKCTQITVLAPEPGCSPPAPVPTPPLEPLAPPEHSALSEQGTSVDEAFMVSPAQARPETFPNSLDSHNDFASMELSEAVSSAILSAYNGGLLNVNLSSPPAGDGLASSGLATSPILTSNDALLFHEKCGTLIKLSNNNKTAERRRPLDEFNNGVVMTNRPLRDNEMFEIRIDKLVDKWSGSIEIGVTTHNPNSLEYPATMTNLQSGTIMMSGCGILTNGKGTRREYCEFSLDELQEGDHIGLTRKSNSALHFFINGIDQGVATPLTPPVVYGVVDLYGMAVKVTIVHNNNHSDRLRRNNAILRALSPEGALRRAAPAAQAEPERLLFHPNCGQKAAITHEGRTALRPHATDDFNHGVVLSSRALRDGEVFQVRIDKMVDKWAGSIEIGVTTHNPAYLQLPSTMTNLRSGTWMMTGNGVMHNGTTILDEYGHNLDRLKAGDTVGVVRREDGTLHFFVNGMTQGPAAWNVPPGVYAVVDLYGQAAQATIVDDVEVPPVSEPLPEGNNQLSPSSPSSAAGGSDLRFHQLHGSNAVITNGGRTALRHNCRSEFNDAIVISNRALRDGELFEIVIQKMVDRWSGSIEAGVTAIRPEDLEFPNTMTDIDYDTWMLSGTAIMQDGNTMRNNYGCDLDALGTGARIGMMRTAKGDLHYFINGQDQGAACSGLPPDVYAVVDLYGQCVQVSITNATGPMDNSLATSNTATEKSFPLHSPVAGVAHRFHSTCGKNVTLEEDGTRAVRVAGYAHGLVFSTKELKAEEVFEVKVEELDEKWAGSLRLGLTTLAPEDMGPGAGSGPGLPPSLPELRTKTTWMVSSCEVRRDGHLQRMNYGRNLERLGVGSRVGIRRCADDTMHILVDGEDMGPAATGIAKNVWAVLDLYGPVRSVAIVSSTRLEEPEGTQPPSPSSDTGSEGEEDDEGEEHGLRVQNEVGIMPIALEFLENHGKNILLSNGNRTATRVASYNQGIVVISQPLVPHMLVQVRIDFLNRQWTSSLVLGVITCPPERLNFPASACALKRAAWLLRGRGVFHNGLKICEKFGPNLDTCPEGTILGLRLDSSGGLHLHINGVDQGVAVPDVPQPCHALVDLYGQCEQVTIVSPDPGTTSGKIAGTQGDMEKADMVDGIKESVCWGPPPAASPLKSCEYHALCSRFQELLLLPEDYFMPPPKRSLCYCESCRKLRGDEAHRRRGEPPREYALPFGWCRFNLRVNPHLEAGTLTKKWHMAYHGSSVAVVRRVLDRGELGAGTTSILSCRPLKGEPGVGFEEPGENCAPPREEQPPPVLLSPSLQYAGAETLASKVQFRDPKSQRTHQAQVAFQVCVRPGSYTPGPPSAALRELPDQHFSPSELEWVTKEKGATLLYALLVRVE; translated from the exons ATGGCGGCGGGGTCGGGTGGGAGTGGGGGCTCTGGGGCAGGCCCCGGGCCGGGGCCGGGGCCAGGCGGGGGTGGGGGCCCTGGCAGCAGCGGACCAGGACTGGGGTCCAGCGGGGGTCTCGGCAGTGGTGGGGAGCTGCACCCGCGCACTGGGCGCTTGGTAAGCCTGTCGGCCTGTGGGCGCACAGCGCGGCGGCAGCAGCCGGGCCAAGAGTTTAACCACGGGCTGGTGCTGAGCCGAGAACCCTTGCGCGATGGACGCGTCTTCACCGTCCGCATCGACCGCAAG GTCAACTCCTGGAGTGGCTCCATTGAGATTGGAGTGACGGCTCTGGACCCCAGTGTGCTGGACTTCCCGAGCAGTGCCACTGGGCTGAAGGGAGGCTCCTGGGTAGTATCAGGCTGCTCAGTGCTGCGGGACGGGCGCTCGGTGCTGGAGGAATATGGCCAGGACCTGGACCAGCTTGTCGAAGGGGACCGTGTGGGTGTGGAACGCACAGCCACTGGGGAGCTCCGGCTCTGGGTGAACGGGCGGGATTGTGGTGTGGCGGCCACAGGCCTGCCTGCTCGTGTCTGGGCTGTTGTGGACCTTTACGGCAAGTGCACCCAGATCACTGTGCTGGCCCCCGAGCCCGGCTGCAGCCCTCCTGCTCCTGTCCCCACACCTCCCCTTGAACCCTTGGCCCCTCCAGAACATTCTGCCCTGTCGGAACAGGGGACCTCTGTGGATGAAG CCTTCATGGTGTCCCCAGCGCAGGCACGGCCGGAGACGTTTCCTAACAGCCTTGATTCACATAATG ACTTTGCCAGCATGGAGCTGTCAGAGGCGGTGAGCAGTGCCATCCTGTCTGCCTACAATGGGGGCCTCCTTAATGTGAACCTGAGCTCCCCACCAGCAGGGGATGGACTGGCATCCAGCGGACTGGCCACCTCTCCCATCCTCACGTCCAACGACGCCCTGCTCTTTCATGAGAAGTGTGGAACCCTTATCAAACTCAGCAACAATAATAAGACGGCTGAGCGCCGGAGGCCCCTGGATGAATTCAACAATGGGGTTGTCATGACCAACCGCCCGCTCCGGGATAATGAAATGTTTGAG atccgTATTGACAAGCTCGTTGACAAGTGGTCTGGTTCCATCGAGATTGGTGTCACCACCCACAATCCTAATAGCCTGGAGTACCCAGCCACCATGACCAACCTGCAGTCAG GCACCATCATGATGAGTGGTTGTGGGATCCTGACCAACGGCAAGGGTACTCGCCGGGAGTACTGTGAGTTCAGTCTGGACGAACTGCAG GAGGGTGACCATATTGGCCTCACGAGGAAGTCCAACTCTGCCCTGCACTTCTTCATTAATGGCATTGATCAGG GCGTAGCCACTCCATTGACACCACCAGTTGTGTATGGTGTAGTCGACTTATATGGGATGGCGGTGAAAGTGACCATAGTCCATAATAACAACCACAGTGACCGTCTTCGCCGCAACAATGCCATCCTGAGGGCTCTGTCCCCTGAGGGTGCTCTTCGTCGTGCTGCCCCTGCAGCCCAGGCGGAACCTGAACGCCTGCTCTTCCATCCCAACTGTGGCCAGAAGGCGGCTATCACCCACGAGGGACGCACCGCCCTGAGACCCCA TGCCACTGATGACTTCAATCATGGCGTGGTTCTGAGCAGCAGAGCCCTCCGGGATGGAGAGGTGTTCCAGGTGCGCATTGACAAGATGGTGGACAAATGGGCCGGCTCCATTGAGATTGGCGTCACTACCCACAACCCTGCCTACCTCCAGCTGCCCTCTACTATGACCAATTTACGCTCTG GGACCTGGATGATGACTGGGAATGGGGTCATGCACAATGGGACAACCATTCTAGATGAATATGGACACAACCTGGACCGCCTCAAG GCAGGGGACACAGTGGGCGTGGTGCGGCGGGAGGATGGAACGCTCCACTTCTTCGTCAATGGAATGACTCAGGGCCCTGCTGCCTGGAATGTCCCCCCGGGTGTCTATGCTGTTGTTGATCTCTACGGCCAGGCTGCCCAGGCTACTATTGTGGATGACGTGG AGGTGCCTCCAGTCTCAGAACCACTCCCTGAAGGAAACAACCAGCTGTCTCCCAGCTCTCCATCCTCAGCAGCCGGGGGCTCCGACCTGCGCTTCCACCAGCTGCACGGCAGTAACGCGGTCATCACTAATGGTGGCCGCACCGCTCTCCGCCATAACTGTCGCAGCGAGTTCAATGATGCCATTGTCATTTCCAACCG AGCCCTGCGCGATGGAGAGCTGTTTGAAATTGTCATTCAGAAGATGGTAGACCGATGGTCAGGCTCCATCGAAGCTG GAGTTACTGCTATTCGGCCGGAAGACCTAGAATTTCCCAACACCATGACAGACATTGACTATGATACGTGGATGCTGAG TGGTACAGCTATCATGCAAGATGGCAATACGATGCGTAACAACTATGGGTGTGACCTGGATGCGCTGGGCACAGGTGCGCGCATTGGCATGATGCGAACCGCCAAGGGTGATCTGCACTACTTCATTAACGGACAGGACCAAGGCGCTGCCTGCTCAGGCTTGCCTCCGG ACGTGTATGCAGTAGTGGATCTCTATGGCCAGTGTGTCCAAGTGTCTATCACCAATGCTACCGGCCCCATGGACAACAGCCTGGCAACCAGCAACACTGCCACTGAGAAGTCCTTCCCCTTGCATTCCCCAG TGGCGGGTGTAGCTCATCGATTCCATAGCACTTGTGGCAAGAATGTCACTCTGGAGGAGGATGGCACACGGGCCGTCCGTGTGGCTGGCTATGCACACGGCCTCGTTTTCAGCACCAAGGAGCTCAAGGCTGAAGAAGTTTTTGAG GTGAAAGTGGAAGAGCTAGACGAGAAGTGGGCAGGCTCCCTCCGGCTGGGGCTGACTACACTTGCGCCGGAGGACATGGGGCCTGGAGCAGGCAGTGGTCCGGGGCTGCCTCCTTCCTTGCCTGAACTCCGGACAAAGACCACCTGGATGGTGTCCAGCTGTGAAGTGAGGCGTGATGGGCACCTCCAAAGGATGAACTATGGCCGGAACCTCGAGAGACTAGGG GTGGGAAGCCGTGTGGGCATTCGTCGGTGTGCAGATGACACAATGCACATCTTAGTTGATGGAGAAGATATGGGGCCTGCTGCTACCGGCATTGCCAAG AACGTGTGGGCTGTGTTGGATCTATACGGGCCAGTACGCAGTGTGGCCATTGTCAGCTCCACAAGACTGGAGGAACCAGAAGGCACCCAGCCACCTTCTCCCAGCTCAGACACTGGTAGTGAGGGCGAGGAAGATGATGAGGGCGAGGAGCATGGACTGAGA GTTCAGAATGAAGTGGGGATTATGCCCATAGCCCTTGAATTCCTGGAGAACCATGGGAAGAATATCCTCTTATCCAACGGGAACCGCACAGCCACTCGGGTGGCCAGCTACAACCAGGGCATCGTCGTCATCAGTCAGCCCCTGGTGCCCCATATGCTTGTTCAG GTGCGAATAGACTTCCTGAACCGACAGTGGACATCTTCTCTTGTTCTGGGAGTTATCACCTGCCCACCTGAGAGGCTTAACTTCCCTGCCTCTGCTTGTGCCCTTAAACGGGCAGCCTGGCTCCTGCGGGGCCGTGGTGTCTTCCACAATGGTCTGAAG ATCTGTGAGAAGTTTGGGCCAAACCTTGACACCTGCCCTGAAGGCACCATTCTGGGACTGCGACTAGATTCCTCTGGAGGGCTCCATCTCCACATCAATGGGGTGGATCAAGGGGTAGCTGTTCCAGATGTGCCCCAGCCGTGCCACGCACTTGTGGACCTCTATGGACAGTGTGAGCAG GTGACAATTGTGAGCCCTGACCCAGGGACTACCAGTGGGAAGATTGCTGGAACCCAAGGGGACATGGAAAAAGCTGATATGGTAGACG GTATCAAGGAGAGTGTGTGCTGGGGTCCACCGCCTGCTGCTAGCCCTTTAAAGAGCTGCGAGTACCACGCCCTTTGCTCCCGCTTCCAAGAACTGCTGTTGCTTCCTG AAGATTATTTCATGCCTCCACCGAAACGTAGCTTATGCTACTGTGAATCTTGCCGAAAGTTGCGAGGAGATGAGGCCCATAGGCGTCGAGGAGAGCCTCCCCGGGAATATGCCCTGCCTTTTGGATGGTGCAGGTTCAATCTTAG GGTGAATCCCCATCTGGAAGCTGGTACACTAACAAAGAAGTGGCACATGGCATATCATGGAAGCAGTGTAGCTGTTGTACGGAGGGTGCTGGACCGAGGGGAGCTGGGCGCAG GTACTACCTCCATCCTGAGCTGCCGACCCTTGAAGGGAGAGCCTGGGGTGGGATTTGAAGAGCCTGGTGAGAACTGTGCACCTCCCCGGGAGGAGCAGCCCCCTCCAGTgctgctctctccttcccttcagtACGCTGGGGCAGAGACCCTGGCCTCCAAAGTGCA ATTCCGGGACCCAAAATCCCAGCGGACACACCAGGCTCAGGTGGCCTTTCAGGTGTGTGTGCGCCCTGGCTCCTACACTCCTGGCCCTCCCTCTGCGGCCCTCAGAGAACTTCCTGACCAGCACTTCAGCCCATCGGAACTTGAGTGGGTCACTAAGGAGAAGGGAGCCACACTCCTCTATGCCCTGCTGGTACGGGTGGAATAA